The genomic interval TCCTTGTAGAACTTGACACACATAGCACCATGATGATACTTTACActtgtttatattctttttgaaaagattattctttGTTTGTTAAGACTGTTTGGCATGCATAGGTCCTCTTTGCCTCACTGAGGGATCACTAATGGCTATGATGAGGAGATGGAGATAGGAAGGAGCTGGAATTTGCCAGTGGCAGTAGCATGGAAGGTTTGGAAAGAAGAACACTGGCACTTCCCAACTCCCTTCCCTAGGCTGAGACCCTAGCAAAAAGGTAAAACCCACAAATGAAATAAGAGGAAACTGAGGGAGCAAATCAGaagtgagagagacagaaagaggagaGCCTCTAGCTGACTAATATCTGCTAAGCAGACATGAGTATATGCTTCTCCAACCTTCTGATCCTCATCTGAGAACTCTGTGGCCTTGGGGATACAGTAATATTCTTGCCTATCTCTGTCCACAGAAGTCCAGCTTTGCCTACCTCAGCCTGTGGCATGGATCCTACACCCACAATTAAGTATTTTTACAATCCCACCAGTTTCTCAGAAATGCCCCTCACCTCCACGACACATGTAGGGATTGCCAGGGGGGAAAGCAGCAACTTGGTAATGACTGGGGCAGAGTGACTGACATAAGGATGGGCAGCAGCTCTCAAGGGATGTGGGTAAAGGAAGAGAAGTCTCTGGCTTTGGCAGTTTCCTGACAGAGGAGTCCTGCCCCCACCTCTTGAAGTAAGAGAGCCATTGGAGGGTCATCTGGCAGAAGCCActtacaggggatcttcttaaaaACTGTAGTGCACATGAAACGCTGGAACCGTTCAGCGTAGAAGCTGGGGCGATGCACTGATACGGTGTCCTGCAGAGGAAACAAGATGGCTGGAGTTTAGAGAAGGGGAGGCCCAGCAAGAGAGTCTCTAGTCTAAGGGCCATTTTTCCCTAGGCTGAGACTCTAGCAAAAAGGTAAAACCCACAAATGAAATAAGATAAGAGGAAACTGAGGGGGCAAATCAGAAGTGAGAGAGCCAGAAAGAGGAGCGCCTCTAGCTGACTGCTACTCACCCCATCATGTACCAGAGCTTTCCAAGAATGCTCCAACTTCTTAACAAATCTGTCAAGAAAAATGTATACATCATGAATTCACATTAAATGAATGACCTTATAGATTGTATTTAACAGACTTGAGCAATCATagtagaaaaacttgaaaagacaGAAGCCAGGAAAGCACTCCCACTATTATGCTATAGTTTTTCAAAGAACAGACAGAGTACTGCTTATTCAGCATGGAGATCAAAGCTGTTTCTAAAGTAAGCCAACTATCCCCTCACTGGAAAAGGATACTTAATACATCCTGGCAAGTCAGGGACAAGAATATTTATTGTAAAAGGGGAACTGTAGGGACAGACGGGCAAGCCTGGAAGGAGGTCAAATATTGTCCAGTCCTCACTAGTGCCTGAAATCTTACAGGAGCAAAACTGGGGTCTAAAATTTCCAGCTCTTCCCTCACTACCATCCACTGCTTTAGTCCCACAGGCTAATACTTTTCACAGAACAGTGAtccctttgtttttcttccatgGAAAAGAGGAATGTGTTTCCAACTGTATCCCAATGTGGAGTATGACTCATCTCACAGGTTTTCCACAAAGAGCCAGCAGGATGGCGTATTCCACCCTGCTGCTTCTGAGAACTGACTCAGCTTTCCACAAAGGTGTATGCTATGTTTGTGAGATGGTGGgtaaggaagtcaagagacaggCACAACCAAGGAAATAAACCACCATTTGAAACCCAGTGAGGCAAGCAGCCAGACTGCAACTTACTGTTCTTGCTTCAGGAAGAATTTGGTGACAAACCCATCTAAAAGAGCAAGGTGAGTAAGTCTATATCCACTATGACCCTGGGATTGATATGTTTCTCACCTGTAAGACTGCAGAATGTCAATGATCCCAATATAAAGCAGCAGCCTTTCCCCTTTACTATTCCGGGCTGGGATGCCACCCATACTGGAGAAGACAAGAAGGAAAGAGTAACAGTATCTTCTGGTTAGCAGGCAGGAGCTTCTGCTAAATTCAAACCCAATCAAGACCTGTAACTGAGACCTAAGCACAACTGTCCCATCTTCCATAAACGGGAAGAGTGAGAGCCTTCACCCAACCCCAACCACTTTGGAGTATTTACTATATACAACTTCTTGCTCTCCAAATTTCACTTGCCTGCCTCTCCCACCCCAATTTCaccaaaaagaatctaaaaatcacCCCCTACTCAGCAATTTTAGGAATACTCTCCCAATTAACTCTAAACTTTCTTAGTACTCTCTTTTTTTGCCCTGCCATGtgtcttgtgggattttagttccctgatcagaaatcaaacccaggccctcaacccctggaccaccagcaaattcCTCCCTACTACTTTAATTTATGCCCACTAAGACACTCTTCTTGAGAATCATAATAAAGAATACTTTAAATGAAACCATCCAAAAGACATTTGATACTTCAGTAACTGCACTTCTCTGGTCCATGAATGTAACAAAGATGCCTtccataaaaaactgaaaatcgCTCTGTCCTGTCTGATGCTGCAACTCCAcgaactgcagcttgccaggcttctctgtccatggaattctcaaggccagaatactggagtgggtagcctttcccttctccaggggatcttcccaatccagggatcaaaaccagatttcccgcactgcaggcagattctttaccaactgagcccctagggaagccccagaatactggagtgggtagcctaccccttctcccaacccaggaatcaaaccagggtcttctgcattgcaggtggattctttaccagctgagctagttcTTAGAGAATTATGataaagaatactttaaaatgaaACCACCTGAAAGACATTCAATACTTCAGTAACTACTTCTTTGATCCACGAATGTAACAAAGACGCCGTCCATAAAAAAAGTCTGTAATAAACTATTTTTGATGAAGTTCTTACAATCTGCAGGTATGTATCTAAGACTCTAAGccacattttttaagtctcttaatTTTGAACGGCACTCCTTCCAGGTCTACAAAGCCCAAATTTAAGaatcttcctttccttttacATTCTTAGGAACGCTCCCCTGTAGTTCTGAAAGTATTAATGTTGACTTCACTGCTGAATAAAGGTTACTCCTCTCAGAAGCTGTGTACCCCTCTCTAGAAAAAAATGCTCTGAGCCTACACACTCCTTCCTGGTGCCCAAGTCCACTCACTGGTCATCGGTCTCCATGGTGCCACCTCGCCGAGCCTCGCCCTGGATAGATTCCATGGCTGTGGAATAGAGAGCCTTTTGGGGGGCTGGTCTGCGAGTATCAGCTGAATATTGTGCTTCACTGCCTAAAGGCTCTCGTTGTGCATGATCTATGTTATGGATTGACACcaggaggctatagtccattatCTTGAAGCTCTGCAGCACCTAATGGAAGGAAAAAACATGATCTGAGTCTTGGGAGGTATGAGAATCTTTTTTCAGGATCTTATAGCTTTCCTGGTCTAACTACTCCAGAGTTAACCACAGGATTATCCTTTGCTCCTACCACTCCTTGGAGAACAGTACACTGACCCTCTCTGCTCTCCCATCCCTGTTACTCCTTCAGTTTTCCTTCACCAGAGTAAATACAAATTAGACCACAGCCTAGCCCACAAGaccttgtttgtttgttctttccttGTGTCTCTTCATGAAAAGAACATTATTAACtcaatgaaagaagaaatatgtATCTGAGCTCAAAAAAAATCCACAGGAGGGTCAATAAAAGCATACTTTTGTGACAGTGCAGATCTGTGGCAGGACCTTATATGGCCAGCTTCACAGTTCAATATCTGCTGAAGCCTCACCATCTGTAGGCTCTGTGCCTGCTTGTGTGGATATAGACACTTAAGAGACCGTCTGTCCTCACGGATATCGTAATTTAGTAAgggaaacaaacataaaaataaatacaatacagTCTAGTATGTGTAATAATAGAAGTGCATACATGGTTGAGGAATACTACAAAGGTGGTCAAGAGGTATATAAATAGGTTTATAAGGGatagattagaaagaaaataaatgcatgcaaacaaaagaaagaaagaataatgcAATAATGCCAAGGCCTGGAGGCATGAAATAGCAGGCCACGAGCAGATGGGTAAAATCtggtgttgctgtttagtcactaagtcatgtctgacgctttgtgaccccatgggactgcagcatgccaggcttccctgtccttaattatctcctggactttgctcaaattcacatccagaGTCTGGTGAGGCAAACTGTAGGTGTTTGGCATATGAGAGAGGTTGGTAGGGGCAGGACAATGCTAGGCCTGATGATTAAAAAGTGTGGACTGTCTCTCCAGTTCTCAACCTGGTATACTTCCACCAGTTCCAATAGCTCACTTTGGTGGTACAGCTCACCCAGGCTGTTTTGATAGGTGGGTAAAGGATAAAGAGAATATAGGACTGATTCTTATGTGTAATTTATAAAACCTCTCTGCTCCATTAAGTATCCAGTTCTCACAACCAAAAGAGCCAAACTGAAATGGGCATTATCCTGGAAGAAGAGGCAAAGTAAGCAAAGGAAAGCAAGGATGATAACACTATGGACTGAGTAGATGACAATCCTACAAACGcagcttgcaaaaaaaaaaaagatgtggaaaaacaaGGGAAAGATATCACAAAACCCAAAAGATGTTAAGAAAGTGGAAACAATCAACTGTCAAACACTGGAGAAAACTCAAGGAAGAACTAAGAAGTACTCTCTACTTGGCATACAGGTGGTCATTGGTGAGAGCAATTCAACTGGAAATGGTGCGAGCAAAAGCCAGGACATAGAGGgttaaggcaggaagagaagaaaaaggcaaaggagaaaggaaggcatcattacatgaagacattgaaaaacaTTCTTCTACACTTTAAGCTGATGATGGGGGCAGGACGAAGGGATGCTACAGAATAGAGATAGCTTGTTGAGAAACAAGGCTGGGGGGATGGGAGTTACAAAATTGTTTGGAGAGAGTACCAATCACTTGGAATCTCTGAGAGAAACAGGAAATGCATTAATGAGCAACACTGACGGCCCAAGTGGAACTGGATATCAGAAATCTAtagaggaacttccctgatggtccagtggctaccactccatgctcccaatgcagggggcttgggtctgatccctggtcagggaaggagatccacatgccacaattaaagatcttGCATGCAACAAAGATTGACGATCcagcatgctgtaactaagacctggtacagccaaatacataattCTTTTAATAGTATTAAAAAATCTGTAGAGATGTCAGTATACATAGCTGTGTGATTTTTTCCCAGCAGCACTCAGCCTCCAAGGTATGAatttgaattggcaggcaggatcaAAATCTGAGCAGTGATGGTGTTGATATGGAAACAAAGAGAATGTATGATTATGAGGCCCAGGAcaggtagagggaaaaaaagacagggaGGGGAGTTAGACCAACAGggagaaagtaaaaatataaagacataAATGATCTAATGTAAAAGATACTGTAAATGAAGTTTGACACATACTTAAAAATAGAGTCCCATCTCTTACAGATTAAATGCCTTAGAACCACCAAGCTGTTTTAGTCACTGAGATTTCTGGTGcctgagagagaaggaaatacGACAAACTTACCAAACAGTCACGCTGCAGGGTCTTGCATAGAGCACTGTACATGTCAGCATCCAGAAAGAGCCCATCAGGGATGTCTTGTAAGAAGTCCAGATCTTTAAGGGTGGGGAGAGGTTTCTCTCGCTCTTTTTGGGAAGCTCGCCTTTTGTATGTTGAGCCCTTGAGGTCATACTTGATATGCATCTTGACTGACCGTGGTAAGAGATTGTTCATTACGACAATTCGAATATTCTTACCACCTGCCTGCACACAGTACAGTCCATAGAACTTAGGCAGTAAAGTCCGAGGGTTCTGGTTGAGGTTCTGAGGGCAAGAAAGTTAAAAAGCAGCAGAAGAGCAAGTCAGCTGATTTTCAGTGAAGCTCAAGGGCAAAACTTGCCACCCACCTTCCTCtgtctgctcatgggatttcagATACAATCTGCCTGCCCAGAAGCCCACATTGTAATTGTTTTAAAACTTCCCAATGTATCCATCTCAATAATGGTATCACCACCAAGCCAAGTAGCAGATCCTCCCATATACTAAGCAGTCAGGATACTACACATATGATGAATATATTCCTTTAGAAGAGGTTTAAGGGAAGACAGCACTGAAAAAGTCTTAACCCTTAGCCTTCTTTACAGTATATTTTTGTTGAGTATGATGGGAGGCAAAGGAGAGTTCCCTAACTTCTCCAGAACTTCCAAGAGGTATCAATAAGAATGAATATAGTACTATCAAGCGAAGTAACCAACCTCATTCCCTGATTTAGGAGCTGGACTAAGAATGGAAAGCAAAATCATcattgaataaaaacaaaaataaaacaaatgggatctaattaaacttagaagcttttgcacagcaaaggaaaacatcaacaaaataaaaggaaatccccagaatgggagaaaatatttgcaaatgaagcaaccaacaagcaattaatctccaaaatatacaaacaagcaggtcaataacaacaacaacaacaaacaacccaatcaaaaaatgggtggaagatctaaacagacatttctccaaagacatacagatggccaagaggcacatgaaaagatgctcaacatcactaattattagagaaatgcaaatcagaaaaacTACAGTGAcgtatcacctcacatagttcaaaatggccatcatcaaaaaatctacaaacaatgacagagagggtgtggagaaaaagaaaccttcctacattgttggtgggactgtaaactgGTATAGCTACTAATAGAGTATAGTATGGAggtcccttaaaaaactagagttaccatatgatccagccatatcaatcctgggcatatatccagagaaaatcataatttgaaaggataaacacaccccaatgttcattgcagaactacttacaatagccatgacatggaagcaacttatatgtccactgacagaggaatggataaagatgtggtacatatgtacaatggacttttctgtgtgtgtgctcagtggtgtccaactctttgcgaccccatggactatagcctgctaggctcctctgtccacagaattttccaggcaagaatactgcagtgggatgccatttcctactccagggggtcttcccaacccagggaacaaacccacatctcctgcatctcctgcattggtaggaggattcttttaccacctgcgccacctgggaagccccataatgaacaattattcagccattaaaaaaaaaagtatgaaacaatgccatttgcagtgacatggatggacctacagactgtcatactgagtgaagtcagtcagagaaagacaaatatataacaCTTTTAAGTGGAATATAAAGAAATggtaaaaatgaacatatttcaAAACAGAAGTTGAGTCATCGATGTAGAAAACAAAAcgtgtggttaccagagggaaagGGAAGGGCATACACTGGGAGATtgaaattgacatatacacacacactactataaatagaacagggagaaggcgatggcacccactctagtactcttgcctgggaaatcccatggacagaggagcctggtcggctacagtccatggagtggccaagagtggaacacgactgagcgacttcactttcacttttcaccttcatgcactggagaaaggaaatggcaacccactccagtattcttgcctacagaatcccagggatggcggagcctggtgggctgccatctatgggatcgcagagaggcggacacgactgacatgactcagcagtagCATAAACAGAATAGATGATTAATAAGAATATACTgaatagaacagggaactctgttctatactctgtaatgacccagacatgggaatagaatctaaagaaaaagtagttattatgtgtatgtataactgacacACTTTGCTGtccatcagaaactaacacagcattgtatatcaactatactctaaataaacaaacaaacatcacTGAATTTTGTTTTCGGGTAGGAAGACCTAAGCTAGGTAACACTTAAAATAGGACAGATAAACAAAACCCCCTTTAGCCATAGAGAGGCAAAGGAGATGGGACCAAAAGCACAAAGATGAACTATATCCCTAAGACAGAAGCGCTGACATTGCTTTCCCCCTGACGTCAACCTCCCCAGCCTTGTCCAAGAGTGGAGTGGGCAGCTCAAGCAGTCGGTGCTCCTTGTCCTCTCACCATGTAGTATCCTGGAAGCAGCTTCTGTAGAAACTCCGCCTCTTTGTGCTGGACTGTTTTTATGATGAATTCATCATCACTGGACACGTAGAAGAGGGAACCACTAGCCCCAGAGTTGCAGAGTTCAATCAGCGGTTCATTGCAGAGGGAGTACTAGGGCCCAAAGAAAAGAGAGCAAGAGGTTCAGAGAAACCAGGGCCTCCCCAATCAGAAATCAACTACAGATGCAATTCtactctaaaataaaaaataagatcaaGAACGTGAAGAGGTCTTCCTTTGGAATTACTCCTCTGATACTGGCATCCCAGAGTCCTGAGGTCCAGAAGCTTACCAAGTAATCATCAGGCCGGATACCAAATAACTCCCGAAAGTATCGGAAGGCAACAGGTGCGTAGGTCTTGAACCGAAAGTCATTGTAGTGATGAGCAGGGGTCAGGTTGCTCCCTTCACTGTGGGGTTAAATAGAAGAAGCCATAACTTACCAGTCCCTATAATTTAGGGAGTCCCTTCGGTACTCTCAGGAGGCATGTCACCCACAGGCAAGTCAATACATGCCTCCTGAGAGAACCAAAGGGACTGGATCAGTCAGTTACATAATGGGACAAAGGTGCAACATAGGGATTAAGACAAGGGGCAGGGAATCATATTACCTCCTACCCAATGCCCTGAATTGCTTTTCAGGGCTCAGTCCACAGGCCAGAGGCTCACACAAGCATCCAAAGTATACCATCTGCTGTCCAAATTCTCCAGTCCCACATCACACTGATTAAAATCAGGCTAAGGATTGGATGCATGCCTAAATTAGGGATGAATCTCTAAAATGTCCTAATGTTGATATAAAAAAGCCACATTTCCCAGGACATTCTTCTGAACATTCATTAACCACTGTACCTTGGGAAGAAAATACTCTCCACCACATAGAAGTCTTGCATGAGGACATCCCGCTCTGGTTTGGTACTCAGGCTTCCCACAGTGTGAGTAATGCCTAACTGGATGGCACCTTTTAAGGCTGATGAGGTTGTCTGAAACAAGAGGAAAGTTTCTAGTATTAAATCTGATTATAGCAGTAAAAACTCAGGAGAGAAGAACCAGAAGAACAATGGAAAGCAAATGCCCTTCTGGGCAATCCAATTTCGCCACCCTCATGGCTCCACATGGCAGTGAAGCCTGCAAAGACTGGAGAGGCATGAAGACACAGAGTAGCAAAGGTGTGACTGTGGGAGCCAGCCTTTACTAGGCAAAGCGTTCTCTCCAACCCACATCTACCTCTGCAAGATACACTGAAATGAGAAAACAATCTTAGGTCTCACTCCAAAGGTTCCTGCCCCTGGAGGATACAAAGTCCTCCAAACATTTTATTCATCAGATACAGAATGTAACTAAAATTAAATGATATTCTGACTGACTGAAGCTCAGTCCTCTAAGGCCAGGCCTGAGTGATGTCCCAAGGCCAAGAGTGGCAAAAAAAAGCTACTAACAGATAAAGAAAgcctgaaaaattaaaattatttctgagaGAAGTATTTAGCTTTAAAATTATCATgtatgcgtgcttagtcgctcatttgtgtccaactctttgtgaccccatggactgtagcgctctgggctcctcagtccacggggattctccaggcaagaatactggagtgcgttgccatgccctcctccaggggatcttcccaacccagggactgaacccaggtctcctgcattgcaggtggattctttaccatctgaaccaccagggaagcccattatcatACTATGGTCAAAATACAAATACAAGAGCCCCATTCTTGCAATCCAGGATTCCAATGTCATGAGAAAATGTCATATTAACTAGATCTGTGCTATTTAATACAGTAGTTAGTAGCCACACTCTGCTATTTAATTCTaagttaattaaatttaatttaaaaatcacttcttCAGTTTTGTTAGACACATTCAGGTATGATTAGTGGCTACCACACTGGATAACACAGTATAGCACATTTCAATCACTgtagaaagttctattggacagtTTTGTTCTAAGCAATTTCCCTATCCCCAACCCTTACCAAATATTACTTGTCTTTCTACTTAGTCCTCATGGggcattaaaattataattaattttttaagtgcCTGCCTCTCTTAGACTAGAAACTCAGCTTTTTGTCTGAGTGTTCAGCACATAAAATgagctcaataaatgtctgttgaattgACATGAGCCTCAGAGCCCATTCCTGGGAAAAGTCAGGTCCCTGACAGAGAATGAGTGAGTCTACCTCTGTCACTCTAGACAACGCAGTAAGACAGAAAACAGACACAAGAAAATTGACATGGGCCAGACAAGGTACAGGTGCCATATAGGGGTTTAACACTCTACCCTCAGGAAACCTAAGCATCTCCAATTAGTCCAGGACTGAAGAACTGGATCACTCCAGGAtgcttctcttctgttttcccctCACCAGttcaattttctcttcttggttATTACTACTATCTTTTCAATCCATTTGATATCTCTAGCTCAAAATCAGGTGCTCTAGGCTCTATTCACCAACTGAAActataatcttaaaaaaacaaaacctaggagcttccctggcggctcagtgatgaataatctgcctaccaatgaagGGGACGcacgtttgattcctggtccaggaggatcccacatgccgtggaatgGCTGAGCCTGGGCGCCAAACTATTGAGCctctgctctggagcctgggaaccacaactcctgagcttaTGTGGCACAGTTACTGAAGCCCGTGAgctctagaacccatgctctgtaacaagagaagccaccccaatgagaagtCCGCACAGCACAACTatgagagtagcccctgctcaccacgagGAGAGAAAAGTCCACAacacaacaaagactcagcacagccaaaaacaaataaatatttaaaaaacaaaaaagactggagaaggaaatggcaacccactctaatattcttgcctggaaaagcccatggacagaggagcctggcaggctgcagtccatggggttacatgactgagcatgtgtgcacgagggtggagggtagcaataaactggtagaactaaaaaaaaaaagaacaaaaaaaaaccccaaaaaagacacacaaagaaagaaacacatttgacCT from Dama dama isolate Ldn47 chromosome 20, ASM3311817v1, whole genome shotgun sequence carries:
- the PIP5K1A gene encoding phosphatidylinositol 4-phosphate 5-kinase type-1 alpha isoform X4, whose translation is MASASSGSSAVGCSSADSGVPPCPSASGLHFLCCGVNRKRASGIKRPTASEVPYSSGMSMKKIGHRGVDSSGETTYKKTTSSALKGAIQLGITHTVGSLSTKPERDVLMQDFYVVESIFFPSEGSNLTPAHHYNDFRFKTYAPVAFRYFRELFGIRPDDYLYSLCNEPLIELCNSGASGSLFYVSSDDEFIIKTVQHKEAEFLQKLLPGYYMNLNQNPRTLLPKFYGLYCVQAGGKNIRIVVMNNLLPRSVKMHIKYDLKGSTYKRRASQKEREKPLPTLKDLDFLQDIPDGLFLDADMYSALCKTLQRDCLVLQSFKIMDYSLLVSIHNIDHAQREPLGSEAQYSADTRRPAPQKALYSTAMESIQGEARRGGTMETDDHMGGIPARNSKGERLLLYIGIIDILQSYRFVKKLEHSWKALVHDGDTVSVHRPSFYAERFQRFMCTTVFKKIPFQPSWKNMKFQSQSSSIEQKSSEDLERDSTTSVIPRCQPLTQQC
- the PIP5K1A gene encoding phosphatidylinositol 4-phosphate 5-kinase type-1 alpha isoform X3, which gives rise to MATSFLTVPQSSGIKRPTASEVPYSSGMSMKKIGHRGVDSSGETTYKKTTSSALKGAIQLGITHTVGSLSTKPERDVLMQDFYVVESIFFPSEGSNLTPAHHYNDFRFKTYAPVAFRYFRELFGIRPDDYLYSLCNEPLIELCNSGASGSLFYVSSDDEFIIKTVQHKEAEFLQKLLPGYYMNLNQNPRTLLPKFYGLYCVQAGGKNIRIVVMNNLLPRSVKMHIKYDLKGSTYKRRASQKEREKPLPTLKDLDFLQDIPDGLFLDADMYSALCKTLQRDCLVLQSFKIMDYSLLVSIHNIDHAQREPLGSEAQYSADTRRPAPQKALYSTAMESIQGEARRGGTMETDDHMGGIPARNSKGERLLLYIGIIDILQSYRFVKKLEHSWKALVHDGDTVSVHRPSFYAERFQRFMCTTVFKKIPLKPSPSKKFRSGSSFSRRAGPSGNSCVTYQPSVSGEHKAQVTTKAEVEPGVHLGRPDVLPQTPPLEKISEVSTIPDPYFSPVVGETLQALTTSSTLLEKHEVPESEFVH
- the PIP5K1A gene encoding phosphatidylinositol 4-phosphate 5-kinase type-1 alpha isoform X2 gives rise to the protein MASASSGSSAVGCSSADSGVPPCPSASASGIKRPTASEVPYSSGMSMKKIGHRGVDSSGETTYKKTTSSALKGAIQLGITHTVGSLSTKPERDVLMQDFYVVESIFFPSEGSNLTPAHHYNDFRFKTYAPVAFRYFRELFGIRPDDYLYSLCNEPLIELCNSGASGSLFYVSSDDEFIIKTVQHKEAEFLQKLLPGYYMNLNQNPRTLLPKFYGLYCVQAGGKNIRIVVMNNLLPRSVKMHIKYDLKGSTYKRRASQKEREKPLPTLKDLDFLQDIPDGLFLDADMYSALCKTLQRDCLVLQSFKIMDYSLLVSIHNIDHAQREPLGSEAQYSADTRRPAPQKALYSTAMESIQGEARRGGTMETDDHMGGIPARNSKGERLLLYIGIIDILQSYRFVKKLEHSWKALVHDGDTVSVHRPSFYAERFQRFMCTTVFKKIPLKPSPSKKFRSGSSFSRRAGPSGNSCVTYQPSVSGEHKAQVTTKAEVEPGVHLGRPDVLPQTPPLEKISEVSTIPDPYFSPVVGETLQALTTSSTLLEKHEVPESEFVH
- the PIP5K1A gene encoding phosphatidylinositol 4-phosphate 5-kinase type-1 alpha isoform X1, with the translated sequence MASASSGSSAVGCSSADSGVPPCPSASGLHFLCCGVNRKRASGIKRPTASEVPYSSGMSMKKIGHRGVDSSGETTYKKTTSSALKGAIQLGITHTVGSLSTKPERDVLMQDFYVVESIFFPSEGSNLTPAHHYNDFRFKTYAPVAFRYFRELFGIRPDDYLYSLCNEPLIELCNSGASGSLFYVSSDDEFIIKTVQHKEAEFLQKLLPGYYMNLNQNPRTLLPKFYGLYCVQAGGKNIRIVVMNNLLPRSVKMHIKYDLKGSTYKRRASQKEREKPLPTLKDLDFLQDIPDGLFLDADMYSALCKTLQRDCLVLQSFKIMDYSLLVSIHNIDHAQREPLGSEAQYSADTRRPAPQKALYSTAMESIQGEARRGGTMETDDHMGGIPARNSKGERLLLYIGIIDILQSYRFVKKLEHSWKALVHDGDTVSVHRPSFYAERFQRFMCTTVFKKIPLKPSPSKKFRSGSSFSRRAGPSGNSCVTYQPSVSGEHKAQVTTKAEVEPGVHLGRPDVLPQTPPLEKISEVSTIPDPYFSPVVGETLQALTTSSTLLEKHEVPESEFVH